From Cognatishimia activa, one genomic window encodes:
- a CDS encoding DUF1223 domain-containing protein yields the protein MTAFKRWVGIAAFSMASVFGSLANAGEHPVVVELYTSQGCSSCPPADAYFGKELVGRDDIIALALHVDYWDYIGWKDDFASPAYTKRQRGYAQAAQKRSIYTPQMVIGGVDHVVGNRPSEVRKNLAKHRSDGAHIDLAITRNGDRLTIKLDSESNQRDPMVVQLVRYSKKETRNIRRGENAGRTLDYHNIVTHWETIGDWNARRAKTLTANVPGDAPVVVIVQRKGFGPILAAAELR from the coding sequence ATGACAGCATTTAAGCGATGGGTTGGGATCGCGGCGTTTTCAATGGCCAGCGTTTTCGGCTCTTTAGCCAATGCCGGTGAGCACCCGGTTGTTGTTGAACTCTATACCTCGCAGGGCTGCAGCAGCTGCCCGCCCGCAGATGCCTATTTTGGTAAAGAACTCGTGGGCCGCGATGATATCATCGCCTTGGCGTTGCATGTGGATTATTGGGATTATATCGGCTGGAAAGATGATTTTGCGAGCCCCGCCTATACCAAACGACAGCGCGGGTATGCACAGGCAGCTCAGAAACGTTCGATTTATACCCCACAGATGGTGATTGGTGGTGTAGATCACGTGGTTGGCAATCGCCCGTCTGAGGTGCGCAAAAACCTTGCAAAACATAGGTCAGACGGCGCTCACATCGATCTGGCGATCACACGCAACGGGGATCGTCTGACAATCAAACTGGATAGCGAGAGCAACCAGCGCGATCCGATGGTCGTGCAATTGGTGCGCTATTCCAAGAAAGAAACACGCAACATTCGCCGTGGCGAAAACGCGGGCCGGACGCTGGATTACCACAATATCGTCACCCATTGGGAAACGATTGGCGACTGGAACGCGCGACGCGCGAAAACCCTGACCGCAAATGTCCCCGGCGATGCGCCAGTGGT
- a CDS encoding DsbE family thiol:disulfide interchange protein yields the protein MAKVSPLMIAPPAIFAGLAALFFFGMQRDNPDELPSAMVGREAPAVVVSELGFLEAFTDADLRDGNLKLVNFWASWCAPCRAEHPTLMQLRNEGIEIMGVNYKDNAQNGAAFLEELGNPFAKGGADANGKMALNWGVYGVPETYLIDGDGKVLLRIAGPLVQRELENRLRPILDAQ from the coding sequence ATGGCTAAAGTCTCTCCACTTATGATCGCGCCGCCTGCCATTTTTGCAGGCCTTGCAGCGCTGTTTTTCTTTGGCATGCAGAGGGATAATCCTGATGAGCTGCCAAGCGCCATGGTGGGCCGTGAAGCGCCCGCAGTGGTCGTGTCAGAGCTGGGGTTTCTGGAAGCCTTTACCGATGCTGATCTGCGCGATGGTAATCTGAAACTCGTGAATTTCTGGGCCTCCTGGTGTGCCCCATGCCGTGCAGAACACCCGACTTTGATGCAATTGCGGAACGAAGGCATCGAGATCATGGGCGTAAACTACAAAGATAACGCTCAGAACGGTGCAGCCTTCTTGGAAGAGCTGGGCAATCCATTTGCCAAGGGGGGGGCTGACGCCAATGGCAAGATGGCGTTGAATTGGGGCGTCTACGGCGTGCCAGAGACTTATTTGATTGATGGGGACGGTAAAGTTCTGCTGCGCATCGCAGGGCCTTTGGTGCAACGCGAGCTCGAAAACCGTTTGAGACCGATCCTAGACGCACAATGA
- the ccmD gene encoding heme exporter protein CcmD, translating into MIPDLGKYAATVLSAYGASIVLLIGLVWMSLRASRKAKKDLQKVERKDG; encoded by the coding sequence ATGATCCCTGATCTTGGCAAATACGCGGCTACCGTGCTGTCCGCCTATGGCGCGTCGATCGTACTATTGATTGGCTTGGTCTGGATGAGCCTCAGAGCGTCTCGAAAAGCGAAGAAAGACCTTCAGAAAGTGGAGCGCAAAGATGGCTAA
- a CDS encoding heme ABC transporter permease produces MASIWEYANPVKFMRLTDRVMPVVAVAAGLCMVIGIFWGFFLTPDDFRQGSTVKIIYLHVPSALVAINAWFVMLVASLVWFIRRHHVSALVAKAAAPVGAVMTMIALVTGAIWGEPMWGTWWVWDPRLTSFLILFLFYLGYIALWEAIESPDTAADLTAVLCLVGTVFAVLSRYAVNFWNQGLHQGASVLRAGAVTGTDTEEKVSNVFAVPLFICIAGFILFFLALTLLRTRTEIRKRRTAALIAREQLA; encoded by the coding sequence ATGGCATCGATTTGGGAATATGCGAATCCGGTAAAATTCATGCGGTTGACCGACCGCGTGATGCCTGTGGTTGCTGTGGCGGCTGGCCTCTGCATGGTGATCGGCATTTTCTGGGGCTTCTTTCTAACACCCGACGATTTCCGTCAGGGGTCCACTGTAAAAATCATCTATCTGCATGTGCCATCCGCTTTGGTCGCGATCAATGCGTGGTTTGTGATGCTGGTGGCTTCGCTGGTCTGGTTCATTCGACGCCATCATGTTTCAGCCTTGGTAGCGAAAGCCGCAGCGCCGGTTGGCGCTGTGATGACCATGATCGCACTGGTCACCGGCGCCATCTGGGGAGAGCCCATGTGGGGCACATGGTGGGTCTGGGATCCCCGGCTGACATCTTTCTTGATCTTATTCCTCTTCTATCTTGGCTACATCGCCCTCTGGGAGGCCATTGAAAGCCCTGACACAGCAGCGGATCTGACAGCCGTTCTCTGCCTAGTCGGAACCGTCTTTGCTGTTCTCAGCCGCTATGCAGTGAATTTCTGGAACCAAGGCTTACACCAAGGCGCATCTGTGTTGCGGGCAGGGGCCGTCACCGGAACAGACACCGAAGAAAAGGTCAGCAACGTTTTTGCTGTGCCGCTTTTTATCTGTATCGCGGGCTTCATTCTGTTCTTCCTTGCGCTGACCCTTTTGCGCACCCGAACCGAAATCCGCAAACGCCGTACCGCGGCTTTGATTGCACGGGAGCAACTGGCATGA
- the ccmB gene encoding heme exporter protein CcmB, translating into MKALLLRDLKLSFRSGGGFGLGLAFFLIVAILVPFGVGPENDLLSKIAAGVLWLGALLACLLSLDRIFALDWEDGSLDLLATSPLPLEAVCAVKALAHWLTTGLPLTLAAPILGLLLSLPESGYVWLITSLLLGTPALSVIGTFGAALTVGIKRGGLLLSLLVLPLYVPTLIFGAEVARRGTEGLAVNGPLALLAGISLAVIAILPFVSALVLRINLR; encoded by the coding sequence ATGAAGGCGCTTCTGCTCAGAGACCTCAAATTGTCCTTCCGCTCCGGTGGCGGATTTGGACTAGGATTGGCCTTTTTTCTGATCGTCGCCATCCTGGTGCCTTTTGGTGTCGGGCCTGAAAACGATCTCCTGTCAAAAATCGCGGCGGGGGTTCTCTGGCTTGGAGCTTTGCTGGCCTGCCTTCTGTCGCTTGACCGGATATTTGCCCTCGATTGGGAAGACGGATCGCTTGATCTGCTCGCAACATCTCCACTACCTTTAGAAGCAGTCTGTGCCGTGAAAGCACTGGCACATTGGCTCACAACAGGCCTGCCGCTGACGTTGGCCGCTCCGATTTTGGGGCTTCTCCTCAGCCTGCCGGAAAGCGGCTATGTCTGGCTGATCACCTCCTTGCTGTTGGGCACACCAGCCCTATCTGTAATTGGCACATTCGGTGCAGCTTTGACCGTTGGTATCAAACGCGGTGGTCTTTTGCTATCGCTCTTGGTGCTGCCGTTATATGTGCCAACGCTGATCTTTGGCGCAGAGGTTGCGCGGCGTGGCACCGAGGGATTGGCAGTCAATGGGCCTTTGGCCTTGCTGGCGGGCATTTCACTGGCGGTGATCGCCATCTTGCCCTTTGTCAGTGCCTTGGTCTTGCGCATCAATTTGCGCTAG
- the ccmA gene encoding heme ABC exporter ATP-binding protein CcmA — translation MSLSVKNLTVARAGVPLLAGVSFSISAGEALILRGPNGSGKTTLLRTIAGLQPAVEGEVRCDDDAIAYAAHSDGLKASLTVTENLQFWADVFGTSNIEEALERFDLKALSDRPAHALSAGQKRRLGLARLLVTGRPIWVLDEPTVSLDQASVAQFAENVKAHLATGGMALLATHIDLGLDAPTLDVGEFKADPAQVLGAFDEEFL, via the coding sequence TTGAGCCTATCCGTTAAAAACTTAACAGTCGCGCGGGCCGGGGTGCCTTTGCTGGCCGGGGTCAGTTTTTCGATCTCTGCAGGCGAGGCGCTGATTTTGCGCGGGCCAAATGGTTCAGGCAAAACCACCCTGCTGCGTACGATTGCTGGATTGCAGCCCGCCGTTGAAGGCGAGGTTCGCTGCGATGATGACGCCATCGCCTATGCCGCGCATTCTGATGGCTTGAAGGCAAGCCTGACGGTCACAGAGAACCTGCAGTTCTGGGCGGATGTCTTTGGTACCTCAAATATCGAAGAGGCCTTAGAGCGATTTGATCTCAAAGCGCTGTCGGATCGCCCGGCGCATGCTTTGTCAGCAGGTCAAAAACGCCGCCTGGGTCTGGCGCGTTTGCTTGTGACGGGGCGACCGATCTGGGTTCTGGATGAACCTACTGTGTCCCTTGATCAGGCCTCGGTCGCGCAGTTTGCAGAGAATGTAAAAGCGCATCTGGCTACAGGTGGCATGGCTTTGCTCGCCACGCATATCGATCTGGGTTTGGATGCGCCGACCTTGGATGTCGGAGAGTTCAAAGCAGACCCTGCTCAGGTTCTCGGAGCCTTTGATGAGGAGTTCCTATGA
- a CDS encoding Mth938-like domain-containing protein codes for MILTEIQYADAQPIESYGPDFVRVAGEVIAAPTIVHAEGASHWTGTDDTEAILALSDKLDFILLGTGSDLRHAPADFRRALEEAGIGVEVMKTDSACRTYNVLVSEGRRVAAAILPVSA; via the coding sequence ATGATACTGACCGAGATCCAATACGCTGATGCCCAGCCCATCGAAAGCTACGGCCCGGATTTTGTCCGCGTTGCAGGCGAGGTGATCGCGGCACCTACGATAGTACACGCCGAAGGGGCGAGCCATTGGACCGGGACGGACGACACCGAGGCAATCCTCGCGCTGTCCGATAAGCTTGATTTCATACTGCTCGGCACCGGATCGGATCTGCGTCACGCACCAGCCGACTTTCGCAGGGCCTTAGAAGAGGCGGGCATCGGCGTGGAAGTCATGAAGACAGACAGCGCTTGCCGGACCTACAATGTTCTGGTTTCCGAAGGCCGCCGCGTGGCTGCCGCCATCCTACCGGTGAGTGCCTGA
- a CDS encoding sulfite exporter TauE/SafE family protein, with protein MTPDILTSVLATPGLVWLVLTISVAGIVRGFTGFGTALIFVPVANIFLPAADVIAITMLVGFGGSAALLPRALKVAEVKDVSILGGAAILTVPLGLWVMTQLPQDAIRWTAAVIAFAMLSALVLGWRYRGRIDMKRLLGIGAAGGAIGGMTGLTGPAVILFYLANGSRAEIVRANTILFLAMLDVVIVANMTIGGLITWQMVALGLFLAVPYFLTARVGQGMFDPKYEKTYRTMAYLVIALAVATGLPIWD; from the coding sequence TTGACGCCTGACATCCTAACATCGGTCCTGGCCACGCCAGGGCTGGTTTGGCTGGTCTTGACCATTTCAGTCGCGGGCATTGTCCGCGGCTTTACCGGTTTTGGCACCGCGCTGATCTTTGTCCCGGTTGCCAATATCTTTCTGCCAGCAGCTGATGTGATTGCGATCACGATGCTTGTGGGCTTTGGAGGCTCCGCCGCCTTGCTGCCACGCGCCCTGAAGGTGGCTGAAGTCAAAGACGTCTCGATCCTTGGCGGCGCTGCCATCCTAACTGTCCCACTTGGCCTTTGGGTCATGACACAGCTGCCGCAGGACGCAATCCGCTGGACCGCGGCAGTCATCGCCTTTGCCATGTTGTCTGCTCTAGTGCTGGGATGGCGCTATCGCGGGCGCATCGATATGAAACGCCTGTTGGGCATTGGGGCAGCCGGGGGGGCGATTGGCGGCATGACCGGGCTGACAGGGCCAGCGGTCATTCTGTTTTATCTCGCCAACGGCTCTCGGGCAGAGATCGTGCGGGCCAACACCATCTTATTTCTCGCCATGTTGGACGTGGTGATCGTGGCCAATATGACCATTGGCGGGCTAATCACATGGCAGATGGTTGCTCTGGGTCTGTTTTTGGCGGTGCCATATTTCCTGACGGCTCGTGTCGGGCAGGGGATGTTTGACCCGAAATACGAAAAGACGTATCGAACAATGGCTTATCTGGTGATTGCGCTGGCGGTTGCGACTGGCCTGCCGATCTGGGATTAA
- the secF gene encoding protein translocase subunit SecF, which produces MRLRLVPKETAWDFFGKTKISIGFSSILIVASIAFFLIQGLNFGIDFRGGTTIRTESAQTVVVGDYRDAIAPLGLGDVSITEVFDPTFEEDQNVTMIRIQAQEGQESVTVDVVDSVNAALLQVAPDITFVSVESVGPKVSGELIQTAVIAVLLAIGAVLIYIWLRFEWQFAVGAVAALVHDVILTIGIFSVLQIKFDLAIIAALLTIVGYSLNDTVVVFDRVRENLRRYKKRDLQEVLNLSINETLSRTVMTSVTTLLALLALFVLGGDVIRGFVFAMIWGVIVGTYSSVFVASTALLKLGVKRDWSKPDNNSGNQFANVDA; this is translated from the coding sequence ATGCGCCTGAGACTTGTTCCTAAAGAAACCGCTTGGGATTTCTTCGGTAAGACTAAGATTTCTATCGGATTTTCATCGATTCTGATCGTGGCATCCATTGCCTTTTTCCTGATCCAGGGCCTGAACTTTGGCATCGATTTCCGGGGCGGTACAACCATCCGTACTGAAAGCGCGCAGACGGTTGTTGTTGGTGACTATCGCGACGCGATTGCGCCACTTGGTCTGGGGGATGTATCGATCACCGAAGTGTTTGATCCGACCTTTGAAGAAGATCAGAACGTCACCATGATCCGCATTCAGGCGCAGGAAGGGCAGGAATCCGTCACTGTGGATGTTGTGGACAGCGTGAATGCGGCTTTGCTGCAGGTTGCACCCGACATCACCTTTGTTTCGGTTGAATCCGTTGGCCCTAAAGTTTCGGGAGAGCTGATCCAGACAGCGGTGATTGCTGTTCTTTTGGCGATTGGCGCGGTTCTGATTTACATCTGGTTGCGTTTTGAGTGGCAATTTGCTGTCGGTGCGGTTGCCGCTCTGGTACATGATGTCATTCTGACCATTGGCATTTTCTCGGTTCTGCAAATCAAATTTGATCTAGCCATTATCGCAGCACTTCTGACCATCGTGGGCTACTCGCTGAACGACACCGTTGTTGTATTTGACCGTGTGCGCGAAAACCTGCGCCGCTATAAAAAGCGGGACCTGCAAGAGGTTCTGAACCTCTCGATCAATGAAACCCTCAGCCGGACCGTGATGACATCTGTCACCACATTGCTCGCGCTTCTGGCCCTATTCGTTCTGGGCGGAGATGTTATTCGTGGTTTTGTCTTTGCCATGATTTGGGGGGTTATTGTGGGTACTTATAGCTCTGTCTTTGTTGCGTCGACGGCGCTGCTGAAACTGGGCGTAAAGCGGGATTGGTCTAAGCCTGACAATAATTCAGGAAACCAATTCGCCAACGTTGACGCCTGA
- the secD gene encoding protein translocase subunit SecD, whose translation MLQIALWKRVLIWSVCALGLLLALPNAFYPRVEAYNDATASIEAGFSGNGLEEQAAMWPSVLPSSLVNLGLDLRGGAHLLAEVQVEDVYETRIKSLWPDVRNLLREERATVGTIRLQPSDPTELRVKISKPEAIQQAVTIVRSLAQPVVSLTGAGSTDLVVSAEDDTIVVTLSEAEKLATDERTVQQSLEIIRRRIDEVGTREPTIQRQGADRILIQVPGIGSASELKAIIGTTAQLTFNPVVGRASDANAPAGAGNEVVPSLDEEGVYYILESAHVVSGEELVDAQPSFDQNGRPAVSFRFNPSGARAFGDYTADNIGSPFAIVLDSEVISAPVIQSHIPGGSGIITGNFSVEESTNLAVLLRAGALPAGLEFLEERTIGPELGQDSIEAGRIACLVAFGAVLIFMFLSYGTFGVFANIALIINVGLIFGLLSLIGATLTLPGIAGIVLTIGMAVDANVLVFERIKEELKSKKGVARAIDLGYEKALSAIIDANITTFITAVILFAMGSGPVRGFAITLGAGIMTSVFTAIFVTRLMVVIWYERRRPKTLEV comes from the coding sequence ATGCTGCAAATCGCCCTCTGGAAACGGGTTCTGATCTGGAGCGTCTGCGCCCTGGGTCTGCTTCTCGCATTGCCCAACGCGTTTTACCCACGCGTTGAGGCATACAATGATGCAACGGCTTCAATCGAAGCGGGTTTCTCAGGCAATGGTCTGGAAGAGCAGGCGGCGATGTGGCCGTCTGTTTTGCCATCTTCGCTTGTAAACCTTGGCCTTGATTTGCGCGGTGGTGCGCATCTGCTGGCCGAAGTTCAAGTCGAAGACGTTTACGAAACCCGTATCAAATCGCTGTGGCCAGATGTGCGCAATTTGCTGCGGGAAGAACGCGCGACTGTCGGCACCATTCGCCTTCAGCCATCTGATCCAACAGAACTGCGGGTAAAAATCTCGAAACCAGAGGCGATCCAGCAAGCCGTGACCATCGTGCGCAGCCTTGCGCAGCCGGTTGTGTCTTTGACTGGAGCAGGCTCGACCGATCTGGTAGTCTCTGCTGAAGATGACACTATTGTTGTCACTCTGTCTGAGGCTGAAAAGCTGGCAACGGATGAGCGTACCGTTCAGCAATCGCTTGAGATCATTCGTCGCCGGATCGACGAAGTAGGTACACGTGAGCCAACCATTCAACGCCAGGGCGCAGATCGTATCCTGATTCAGGTTCCGGGCATCGGTTCTGCAAGCGAATTGAAAGCGATCATCGGCACAACTGCGCAATTGACGTTTAACCCAGTGGTTGGGCGCGCATCTGATGCAAACGCCCCAGCTGGCGCTGGCAACGAAGTTGTCCCGTCGCTTGATGAAGAGGGCGTCTATTACATCCTTGAAAGCGCTCACGTGGTGAGTGGCGAAGAACTGGTGGACGCACAACCAAGCTTTGACCAAAACGGCCGCCCAGCCGTGTCCTTCCGCTTTAACCCATCAGGCGCGCGCGCCTTTGGCGACTACACAGCGGATAACATTGGTTCTCCTTTCGCTATCGTCTTAGACAGCGAAGTCATCAGCGCACCGGTCATTCAAAGCCATATTCCGGGCGGTTCAGGTATCATCACCGGCAATTTCTCTGTGGAAGAAAGCACTAATCTTGCGGTTCTCTTGCGTGCAGGTGCGTTGCCAGCAGGTTTGGAATTCCTCGAAGAACGCACCATCGGCCCAGAACTGGGTCAAGACAGCATCGAAGCAGGCCGCATCGCATGTCTTGTTGCCTTCGGCGCGGTGCTTATTTTCATGTTCCTCAGCTATGGCACATTTGGTGTTTTTGCCAATATCGCGTTGATCATCAACGTTGGCCTGATCTTTGGATTGCTCTCGCTGATCGGCGCGACGCTGACCCTGCCGGGTATCGCAGGGATCGTCTTAACCATTGGTATGGCGGTTGATGCCAACGTGCTGGTTTTTGAACGCATCAAAGAAGAGCTGAAATCCAAAAAGGGCGTCGCACGGGCGATTGATCTTGGTTATGAAAAGGCGCTGAGTGCGATTATCGACGCCAATATCACCACTTTCATCACCGCTGTGATCCTTTTTGCGATGGGCTCTGGTCCGGTGCGCGGCTTTGCGATCACGCTGGGCGCAGGCATCATGACATCCGTCTTCACTGCGATCTTTGTCACCCGTTTGATGGTTGTGATCTGGTATGAACGCCGCCGTCCGAAAACCTTGGAGGTGTAA
- the yajC gene encoding preprotein translocase subunit YajC has translation MEAFGQFIPLILIFAIMYFLLIRPQQKKVKDHQAMVAAVRRGDEVVTQGGIIGKVVKVKDNNELEVELAEGVKVRVVQSTLAQVVSKTEPVESK, from the coding sequence ATGGAAGCTTTCGGCCAGTTTATCCCACTTATTCTGATTTTCGCGATCATGTATTTCCTCCTGATCCGTCCTCAGCAGAAGAAGGTCAAAGATCATCAGGCCATGGTGGCAGCAGTGCGTCGCGGTGACGAAGTTGTCACTCAAGGCGGCATCATCGGCAAAGTGGTTAAGGTCAAAGACAACAACGAGCTGGAAGTTGAGCTGGCTGAAGGCGTGAAAGTTCGCGTTGTGCAGTCCACTCTGGCACAGGTCGTTTCCAAGACCGAACCAGTTGAATCCAAATAA
- a CDS encoding EAL domain-containing protein: MALSVVEVNLKKGEILYRQGDPNDSAYVVESGEILLFDHVDGRRIDRERRKAGSILGETSILTGNPRAVTVEALMDTRLYRISAEDILQKYNELDPILRSCVETTIDFVSRINQPNALDATKTPVAPSTLRDADELIEQFKFELDIGKGLKSGQFFMNYQPIVHLNDGTIGGFEALMRWQHPDHGLVPPDRFISVAESMGSIGKLTEFALWEAASALSELSELAQMPLFASINVSGQDVDRSGFVDFLEHVLDINLLDPSQVKLEVTETALVPDSEQASRNLDHMRKLGCGISIDDFGTGYSNLGYLKALPLTALKIDRAFAGDAVGNAISRSIVRLLVGLGRELDVDVIAEGLETQEDVDLLRAIGCQYAQGFFFHKPMALEELKAILTHGSKGAKIVA; the protein is encoded by the coding sequence ATGGCTTTGTCTGTAGTCGAAGTGAATTTGAAAAAGGGGGAAATCCTCTATCGGCAGGGGGATCCCAATGACTCGGCATATGTTGTCGAATCCGGTGAAATTCTGCTGTTTGACCACGTCGACGGGCGGCGTATTGATCGTGAGCGCCGCAAGGCCGGTAGCATTTTGGGGGAGACATCGATTCTCACCGGCAATCCGCGAGCGGTTACGGTTGAGGCTCTGATGGATACGCGGCTTTATCGGATATCTGCTGAGGATATCTTGCAGAAATACAATGAGTTGGACCCGATCCTGCGGTCTTGCGTAGAAACCACCATCGATTTTGTATCCCGCATCAATCAACCAAATGCCTTGGATGCAACGAAAACTCCCGTCGCGCCGAGCACTCTGCGGGATGCTGATGAGCTGATTGAGCAGTTCAAGTTTGAGCTCGACATCGGGAAAGGGCTGAAGTCCGGGCAGTTTTTTATGAACTATCAGCCCATTGTGCACTTAAATGATGGGACAATTGGCGGATTTGAGGCCTTGATGCGCTGGCAACATCCAGACCACGGGTTGGTGCCGCCGGATCGATTTATATCTGTCGCGGAATCCATGGGGTCGATTGGCAAGCTGACAGAGTTTGCGCTTTGGGAGGCAGCCAGCGCTTTAAGTGAGCTTTCCGAGCTCGCGCAGATGCCACTCTTTGCGTCGATCAATGTGTCGGGGCAGGATGTGGATCGTTCAGGGTTCGTCGACTTTCTCGAGCACGTTTTGGATATCAATCTGCTTGATCCAAGTCAGGTAAAGCTGGAGGTGACGGAAACAGCCTTGGTTCCGGATTCAGAACAGGCTAGCCGCAATTTGGACCATATGCGCAAACTCGGTTGCGGGATTTCCATTGATGACTTCGGGACAGGCTATTCGAACCTTGGTTATTTGAAGGCACTGCCGCTGACAGCCTTGAAAATAGATCGGGCCTTTGCTGGCGATGCGGTGGGGAATGCGATTTCGCGCAGCATCGTGCGGCTGCTGGTTGGGTTGGGGCGAGAGCTTGATGTGGATGTGATTGCTGAGGGGCTTGAGACACAAGAGGATGTTGACCTTCTGCGGGCGATCGGGTGCCAATATGCGCAGGGATTTTTCTTCCACAAACCCATGGCGCTTGAAGAATTGAAGGCCATTCTCACTCACGGATCGAAGGGCGCAAAAATCGTCGCATGA
- the serS gene encoding serine--tRNA ligase: MHDIRAIRENPAAFDAALSRRGDAPMSSELLAVDAERRAKITAAEQAQADQKKAAKEVGAAKASGNEAEFERLRALVGDKKNEVAAMQNEAKELDAKLTDMLARIANAPADDVPDGADEDDNVEVSKWGAPAKFTFDPKEHYEIGGVAASMNFDTAAKISGARFVYLKGAVARIHRALAQFMINTHVDENGLTEINTPVLVRDEAMYGTDKLPKFAEDSYQTTNGWWLISTSEIPLTYSVAGDVLDARDLPIRMTAHSLCFRSEAGSAGRDTAGMLRQHQFEKVEMVSITHPDESDAEQKRMLKCAEGILEALGIPYRTVVLCTGDMGFGARRTFDIEAWLPGQNTYREISSVSTTGDFQARRMNARFKPADGGKPEYVHTLNGSGLAVGRCLIAVLENGQQEDGSVKLPDVLAPYLGGKTLLSADGVLI; encoded by the coding sequence ATGCATGACATCCGTGCGATCCGCGAAAATCCGGCAGCCTTTGATGCCGCCCTCTCCCGCCGTGGAGACGCGCCGATGTCATCTGAGCTTTTGGCGGTAGATGCAGAGCGCCGCGCCAAGATCACGGCGGCCGAACAGGCACAGGCGGATCAGAAGAAGGCGGCGAAAGAAGTTGGCGCGGCGAAAGCAAGCGGCAATGAGGCGGAATTTGAACGCCTGCGGGCACTGGTTGGCGATAAGAAAAACGAAGTCGCTGCCATGCAGAACGAAGCAAAAGAGCTTGATGCAAAGCTCACAGATATGCTCGCCCGCATCGCCAATGCGCCAGCGGATGACGTGCCAGATGGGGCTGATGAAGATGATAATGTTGAAGTCAGCAAATGGGGCGCACCTGCCAAGTTCACCTTTGATCCGAAAGAACACTATGAGATCGGCGGCGTTGCTGCATCGATGAACTTTGACACGGCGGCCAAAATCTCTGGCGCGCGCTTTGTCTATCTGAAGGGCGCCGTGGCGCGCATTCACCGTGCCTTGGCTCAGTTCATGATCAATACACACGTGGATGAGAACGGCCTGACCGAGATCAACACACCGGTTCTGGTGCGTGATGAAGCGATGTATGGCACTGATAAGTTGCCGAAATTCGCAGAAGACAGCTATCAGACCACTAATGGCTGGTGGTTGATTTCAACCTCTGAAATCCCTCTGACCTACTCTGTGGCGGGCGACGTACTGGACGCGCGTGATCTACCGATCCGTATGACAGCGCATTCGCTTTGCTTCCGTTCTGAGGCCGGTTCTGCCGGGCGTGATACTGCGGGGATGCTGCGTCAGCACCAGTTTGAGAAGGTCGAGATGGTGTCGATCACCCATCCAGATGAGTCTGACGCAGAACAGAAGCGCATGCTGAAATGCGCAGAAGGCATTTTGGAAGCGCTCGGTATTCCTTACCGCACTGTTGTGTTGTGCACCGGTGACATGGGCTTTGGCGCGCGCCGAACCTTCGACATCGAAGCATGGTTGCCGGGGCAAAACACCTATCGTGAGATCAGCTCCGTTTCGACAACCGGTGACTTCCAAGCCCGTCGTATGAACGCGCGCTTCAAGCCCGCAGACGGCGGCAAGCCAGAGTACGTGCACACGCTGAACGGTTCCGGCCTGGCTGTGGGCCGCTGCCTGATTGCTGTGCTTGAGAATGGGCAGCAAGAAGATGGCTCTGTCAAATTGCCAGACGTATTGGCCCCATATCTTGGCGGCAAAACGCTTCTGTCTGCGGACGGCGTACTGATCTAA